A single Lolium perenne isolate Kyuss_39 chromosome 6, Kyuss_2.0, whole genome shotgun sequence DNA region contains:
- the LOC127307541 gene encoding uncharacterized protein, producing MQYPRGMEREDFSAPKSQKRKADYRSLPSGQIKTEVELLRREVPLPSPNIPKPPKRSFKNEARPPTPQSDRDSQPDSGPADEYRALRKKYLLLEEENYALDEQLGMAEEEAKTLEDEKFALLDQLVVLEGLMEPPQLKPQRSFS from the coding sequence ATGCAGTACCCTAGAGGCATGGAACGAGAGGACTTCTCCGCCCCAAAGTCACAGAAGAGGAAGGCTGACTATCGATCTTTGCCTTCAGGCCAGATCAAAACGGAAGTTGAGCTGCTGCGGAGGGAGGTTCCACTACCGTCGCCCAATATACCGAAGCCACCTAAAAGAAGCTTCAAGAACGAGGCTCGCCCTCCCACACCGCAGTCTGATAGAGATTCACAGCCAGATTCTGGCCCCGCAGATGAATACCGGGCATTGCGGAAGAAGTACCTGCTCCTGGAGGAAGAGAACTACGCGCTGGACGAACAGTTAGGCATGGCAGAAGAGGAAGCCAAGACTCTCGAGGATGAAAAGTTTGCACTCCTGGATCAGCTTGTTGTCTTGGAAGGCCTTA